The proteins below come from a single Rosa rugosa chromosome 2, drRosRugo1.1, whole genome shotgun sequence genomic window:
- the LOC133729563 gene encoding uncharacterized protein LOC133729563 — translation MGVDYYKLLQVEKSATEDELKKAYRKLAMKWHPDKNPTNKKEAETKFKQISEAYEVLSDPQKRAIYDQYGEEGLKGGIPPPDAGGPGGATYFQTGDGPNVFRFNPRNANDIFAEIFGFSSPMGGGMGGGGFGSGMRGGRSSFGGMFGDDMFSSFGEGRPMSQGPRKASPLERKLPCSLEELYKGTTKKMKISREIADASGRTLPVEEILTIEVKPGWKKGTKITFPEKGNERPNEVPADLVFIIDEKPHSTFTRDGNDLVVTQKISLAEALAGYTLHLTTLDGRTLTIPINTVIHPNYEEIVPREGMPIPKDPSKKGNLRVKFNIKFPTRLTSEQKAGIKKLLAA, via the exons atgggTGTAGACTACTACAAGCTTTTACAGGTAGAAAAGAGCGCCACAGAAGATGAACTGAAGAAGGCTTACAGAAAATTGGCTATGAAGTGGCACCCTGATAAGAACCCCACCAATAAGAAAGAAGCTGAGACCAAATTCAAGCAGATCTCTGAGGCCTATGAG GTTCTGAGTGATCCACAGAAAAGAGCAATCTATGATCAGTATGGTGAAGAAGGCCTTAAGGGCGGCATTCCGCCTCCAGATGCTGGGGGGCCTGGTGGTGCCACGTATTTCCAAACTGGAGATGGTCCAAATGTGTTTAGATTCAACCCCAGGAATGCCAACGACATTTTTGCAGAGATCTTCGGGTTCTCTAGCCCGATGGGTGGTGGAATGGGAGGAGGTGGTTTTGGTAGTGGCATGAGGGGTGGAAGATCATCCTTTGGTGGAATGTTTGGGGATGACATGTTTAGTTCTTTTGGAGAAGGCAGACCGATGAGTCAGGGACCAAGAAAAGCTTCTCCTTTGGAGAGGAAGTTGCCGTGTAGTCTTGAGGAGCTCTATAAGGGAAccacaaagaagatgaagatatcTAGGGAAATCGCAGATGCAAGTGG GAGGACATTGCCGGTGGAGGAAATCTTGACCATTGAGGTCAAGCCTGGCTGGAaaaaaggaacaaagatcacTTTCCCAGAGAAGGGGAATGAGCGTCCAAACGAAGTTCCTGCAGATCTTGTATTCATAATCGATGAGAAACCACACAGCACATTCACAAGGGATGGGAACGACCTGGTGGTAACACAGAAGATCTCGCTGGCAGAAGCACTAGCAGGTTACACACTGCATCTCACCACACTAGATGGGAGGACCCTCACCATCCCCATCAACACTGTCATTCATCCAAACTACGAGGAGATAGTCCCTCGGGAGGGTATGCCTATACCAAAAGATCCCTCCAAGAAGGGCAACCTTAGAGTgaaattcaacatcaaatttCCAACTAGGTTGACTTCTGAACAGAAGGCTGGAATCAAGAAACTTTTGGCTgcataa
- the LOC133729564 gene encoding uncharacterized protein LOC133729564, whose product MSILPSRYLTFHHRPTLTFSPFPRSSPPSPSSIFYAPTNNVSRPLRAEQCLQPLSAASSSSSSVTVENSEDYYSESDGAAASSTTQFVIRARNRIGLLGIITRVFDVLGLRVDKATVEFEGDYFVKRFFVTDSRGARIEDPESLDRIQKALLDAIDDDCAGSVTAGPTTTTRGVVVRRPGLGLGSGERGAKAERMFGLMDGFLKNDPISLQKDILYHVEYTVARSRFSFDDFEAYQALAHSVRDRLIERSHDTQLYFKRKDPKRVYFLSLEFLMGRSLSNSVINLGIRDQYAEALSQLGFEFEVLAEQEGDAALGNGGLARLSACQMDSMATLDYPAWGYGLRYQYGLFRQVILDGIQHEQPDFWLNFGNPWETERVHVTYPVKFYGTVEEEILNGEKCNVWNPGELVEAVAYDNPIPGYGTRNTITLRLWAGKPSDQRDMEAFNTGDYINALVSRQKAENISSVLYPDDRSYQGKELRLKQQYFFVSASIQDIIRRFKDAHSNFDEFPDKVALQLNDTHPSLAIVEVMRVLVDEEHLDWNKAWDIVCKLFSFTIHAVIAEGLEKIPVDLLGSLLPRHLQIIYDINFNFVEELKKRIGLDYDRLSRMSIVEEAAVKSIRMANLSVVCAHTVNGVSTVHSELLKTKLFKDFYELWPEKFQCMTNGVTQRRWIVVSNPSLCALLSKWLGTEAWIRNVDLLTGLREYADDADLQQEWMMVKKVNKMRLAEYIEAMSGVKVSLDAMFDVQTKRIHEYKRQLLNILGIIHRYDCIKNMDKSQQSKVVPRVCIIGGKAAPGYEVAKKIIKLCHAVAEKINNDSDVGDLLKLVFIPDYNVSLAEVVIPGADLSQHLSTAGHEASGTGSMKFLMNGCLLLATEDGSTVEIVEEIGAENLFLFGAKIHEVPELREKGPAHDVPLQCARVLRLIRDGHFGFQDYFQSLCDSVEGDDFYLLSSDFGSYLEAQAAADKAFADPKKWTKMSILSTAGSGRFSSDRTIRDYAEKSWGIEPCRFPSEFDG is encoded by the exons ATGTCGATTCTACCCTCGCGCTACCTCACCTTCCACCACCGACCAACCCTCACATTCTCACCCTTCCCGCGATCATCACCGCCGTCGCCGTCGTCCATCTTCTACGCGCCGACGAACAATGTCTCCAGACCTCTACGCGCCGAACAATGTCTCCAACCGCTCTCCGCCgcgtcatcctcctcctcctcggtCACGGTGGAAAACTCCGAGGACTACTACTCCGAATCCGACGGAGCCGCCGCGTCCTCCACCACGCAGTTCGTGATCCGCGCCCGCAACCGCATCGGCCTCCTCGGGATCATCACGCGCGTGTTCGACGTCCTCGGCCTCCGCGTCGACAAGGCCACCGTGGAATTCGAAGGCGACTACTTCGTGAAGCGGTTCTTCGTCACCGATTCCCGAGGCGCGAGGATCGAGGACCCGGAGAGCCTGGACCGGATCCAGAAGGCGTTACTGGACGCCATCGACGACGACTGCGCCGGGTCCGTCACGGCGGGGCCTACCACAACCACGAGAGGAGTCGTGGTCCGCAGGCcgggtttgggcctgggctccgGCGAGCGCGGCGCTAAGGCGGAGAGGATGTTCGGGTTGATGGACGGGTTCTTGAAAAACGACCCGATTAGTCTTCAGAAGGATATTCTTTACCACGTTGAGTACACCGTGGCCAGGTCGAGGTTTAGCTTTGATGATTTTGAAGCTTATCAG GCTTTAGCGCACAGTGTAAGAGATCGCTTGATTGAGCGTTCACATGATACTCAGCTTTACTTCAAGAGGAAAGATCCGAAGCGCGTGTACTTCCTCTCGCTTGAGTTTCTTATGG GTCGTTCATTGTCGAATAGTGTCATCAACCTTGGTATCCGAGACCAATACGCAGAGGCTTTAAGTCAGCTTGGCTTTGAGTTTGAAGTTCTGGCCGAGCAG GAAGGAGATGCTGCCCTTGGTAATGGTGGCCTAGCCCGTCTTTCAGCTTGCCAAATGGATTCTATGGCAACTTTGGATTATCCTGCATGGGG TTATGGACTACGCTACCAATATGGACTATTCCGCCAGGTTATACTGGATGGCATTCAGCATGAACAACCTGACTTCTGGTTGAACTTTGGGAATCCCTGGGAGACAGAGCGGGTTCATGTAACATATCCAGTGAAG TTCTATGGGACTGTTGAAGAGGAAATCTTGAACGGAGAAAAATGTAATGTTTGGAACCCTGGAGAATTG GTAGAAGCTGTGGCTTATGATAATCCTATACCTGGTTACGGAACCAGGAACACCATTACTCTCCGCTTATGGGCTGGAAAACCAAGTGATCAACGTGATATG GAAGCTTTTAATACTGGAGATTACATCAATGCTCTTGTTTCTAGACAGAAAGCAGAAAATATAAGTAGTGTTTTGTACCCTGATGATCGTTCTTATCAG GGGAAGGAACTGCGGTTAAAACAACAATATTTCTTTGTCTCAGCATCCATACAAGACATAATACGGAGGTTCAAAGATGCTCACAGTAATTTTGATGAATTTCCTGATAAG GTTGCTCTGCAGCTCAATGATACTCACCCATCTCTTGCGATAGTCGAGGTCATGAGAGTGCTTGTCGACGAAGAGCATTTGGATTGGAATAAAGCTTGGGATATTGTTTGCAAACTCTTTTCTTTCACAATACATGCAGTAATTGCTGAAGGGTTGGAGAAAATCCCTGTTGATTTACTGGGTAGTCTTCTCCCACGCCATTTACAA ATTATATATGACATTAACTTCAATTTTGTCGAAGAGTTGAAGAAGAGGATTGGTTTAGATTATGATCGTCTCTCTCGGATGTCTATTGTTGAGGAAGCTGCTGTAAAG AGTATCCGAATGGCAAACCTGTCGGTTGTGTGTGCTCATACTGTGAATGGTGTTTCCACAGTACATTCAGAActattaaaaacaaaattattcAAG GACTTCTATGAACTGTGGCCTGAGAAATTTCAATGCATGACAAATGGCGTCACCCAG CGCCGCTGGATTGTGGTGAGTAATCCTAGCCTGTGTGCTCTTCTCTCAAAATGGCTTGGAACAGAAGCCTGGATTCGTAATGTTGACCTTCTGACTGGCTTGAGAGAATATGCAGATGATGCTGATCTTCAACAAGAATGGATGATG GTTAAGAAGGTTAACAAGATGAGGCTTGCTGAGTACATTGAAGCAATGAGTGGTGTGAAG GTTAGTTTAGATGCAATGTTTGATGTGCAGACAAAGAGAATACACGAGTACAAAAGACAATTGCTCAATATACTTGGCATCATTCATCGATATGACTGTATCAAG AACATGGATAAGAGTCAACAGAGCAAGGTTGTACCCCGTGTCTGCATTATTGGAGGAAAAGCTGCTCCTGGTTATGAAGTTGCAAAGAAGATTATCAAACTTTGTCATGCTGTAGCAGAAAAGATAAATAATGATAGCGACGTTGGGGATCTTCTAAAGCTG GTTTTTATTCCTGATTATAATGTATCGCTCGCTGAAGTGGTAATACCAGGGGCTGACCTTTCCCAGCACTTAAG CACTGCAGGACATGAGGCTTCTGGAACTGGCAGCATGAAATTTCTCATGAACGGATGTTTACTCTTGGCTACAGAAGATGGGTCTACAGTTGAAATTGTTGAAGAAATAGGGGCAGAGAACTTG TTTTTGTTTGGTGCAAAGATTCATGAAGTTCCTGAATTGCGTGAGAAAGGACCTGCTCATGACGTGCCACTGCAATGTGCACGCGTTTTAAG GCTGATCCGAGATGGTCATTTTGGCTTTCAAGACTATTTCCAATCTCTATGTGATAGTGTGGAGGGTGACGACTTCTA